One genomic region from Natrinema caseinilyticum encodes:
- a CDS encoding ABC transporter permease: MAVTDHQRDDASSDEGPVQSETEEVKAEVGLSYTLTQVKQDTTARIGLYIIGFMCALTIFTTVDAVVFDYGFAKTFLHDPVSDPDNINELRLLPPVGMGGELKYPLGTDARGRDILTRLIYGTRIAMTAGFFATVVGFVGGTIIGAVSGYYGGRVDDVLQRITETMYAIPFLVLVIAIMAVLGNNIWFAVVGVGIASIPVFNRLIRSRVVSIREEEFIEAAKAAGVKDRNIILRHVIPNSFAPVLVQSTLQIGYSILTIAGLSFLGFGAQPPTPSWGQMLAGSRNHLINAPTFSIWPGLAILITVIGFNLFGDGLQDALDPRIDN; encoded by the coding sequence ATGGCAGTGACAGACCACCAACGCGATGACGCCTCCTCGGACGAGGGGCCCGTCCAAAGTGAGACCGAAGAGGTCAAGGCGGAGGTCGGACTCTCGTATACGTTGACGCAGGTCAAACAGGACACGACCGCTCGAATCGGCCTGTACATCATCGGTTTCATGTGCGCCCTAACGATCTTCACGACCGTCGATGCCGTCGTGTTCGACTACGGGTTCGCGAAGACGTTCCTCCACGATCCGGTAAGCGATCCGGACAACATCAACGAGTTGCGATTGCTCCCGCCGGTCGGCATGGGCGGCGAACTCAAGTATCCGCTCGGAACCGACGCCCGCGGTCGAGACATCTTGACCCGTCTCATCTATGGTACGCGGATCGCGATGACGGCAGGCTTTTTCGCAACCGTCGTGGGGTTCGTTGGTGGGACGATCATCGGCGCCGTCTCCGGGTACTACGGCGGCCGAGTCGACGACGTGCTCCAGCGAATCACGGAGACGATGTACGCGATTCCGTTCCTCGTGCTCGTGATCGCGATCATGGCCGTTCTCGGAAACAACATCTGGTTCGCGGTCGTCGGCGTCGGAATCGCGTCTATCCCCGTGTTCAACCGGCTGATCAGGTCCCGCGTCGTGAGCATTCGCGAGGAAGAGTTCATTGAGGCCGCGAAAGCAGCGGGCGTCAAAGACCGAAACATCATCCTCAGACACGTCATCCCGAACAGCTTCGCGCCGGTGCTGGTTCAGTCGACGTTACAGATCGGCTACTCGATTTTGACCATCGCTGGGCTGTCGTTCCTCGGATTCGGCGCACAGCCACCGACGCCGTCGTGGGGCCAGATGCTCGCCGGGTCGCGCAACCACCTGATCAACGCCCCGACGTTCAGCATCTGGCCAGGCCTCGCGATCCTGATTACTGTCATCGGTTTCAACCTGTTCGGTGACGGCCTGCAAGACGCACTTGACCCACGGATTGATAACTGA
- a CDS encoding ABC transporter ATP-binding protein, whose protein sequence is MNSGIRMDEESSYDREGALLELEGVRKYFSQGSGLFGGLKFDSDRFPPISVDRSTVKAVDDISLEIRPGETLGLVGESGCGKSTLGRTILRLLEPTDGDIYFKGENLADLGGEELRQTRSDMQMIFQDPQSSLNPRMKVGQIIEEPMRAHDMLDDEGREARAKELLEKVGLDPRHYNRHPHAFSGGQRQRINLARALSVDPDFVVCDEPVSALDVSIQAQVLNTMEKLQEEFGLTYLFIAHDLSVIRHISDRVAVMYLGHIVELADKEDLFENPQHPYTRALLDSIPVPDPRENGSRGALQGEVPSPADPPSGCRFRTRCPRLIAPDEYDWADGEWEQTRAFMRSVKRRTFEPTSAAELRAEFFDSALPRGEAGSIVEEAIDHLATDREASDGDDESVRWDAATDLLLESFAEQSICARKRPAYDIESTNGSGQRFAACHLHR, encoded by the coding sequence ATGAATAGCGGGATTCGGATGGACGAGGAGAGCAGCTACGACCGGGAGGGGGCGCTGCTCGAACTCGAGGGCGTCAGGAAGTACTTCTCCCAGGGCTCTGGACTGTTCGGGGGCCTGAAGTTCGATTCGGACCGGTTCCCGCCGATCAGCGTCGATCGGAGTACCGTGAAAGCGGTCGACGACATCTCCCTCGAGATTCGCCCCGGCGAGACCCTCGGACTCGTCGGCGAGTCCGGTTGCGGCAAGAGCACGCTCGGTCGGACGATCCTGCGCCTCCTCGAGCCGACGGACGGTGACATCTACTTCAAGGGGGAGAACTTGGCCGACCTCGGCGGCGAGGAGCTTCGCCAGACGCGGTCGGACATGCAGATGATCTTCCAGGACCCCCAGTCGTCGCTGAATCCCCGGATGAAAGTCGGCCAGATCATCGAGGAGCCGATGCGGGCCCACGACATGCTGGACGACGAGGGTCGAGAGGCCCGGGCGAAAGAGCTCCTCGAGAAGGTGGGGCTCGATCCGCGCCACTACAACCGGCACCCCCACGCCTTCTCCGGTGGGCAGCGCCAGCGGATCAACCTCGCGCGGGCGCTGTCGGTCGATCCGGACTTCGTCGTGTGCGACGAACCCGTCTCCGCGCTCGACGTCTCCATTCAGGCCCAGGTGCTGAACACGATGGAGAAACTCCAGGAGGAGTTCGGCCTCACGTACCTCTTCATCGCCCACGACCTCTCGGTCATCCGCCACATCTCCGACCGCGTGGCGGTGATGTACCTCGGCCACATCGTCGAACTCGCCGACAAAGAGGACCTGTTCGAGAATCCCCAGCATCCCTACACGCGCGCCCTACTCGACTCGATCCCCGTGCCGGACCCGCGGGAAAACGGGTCCAGGGGTGCCCTCCAGGGCGAGGTGCCGAGCCCGGCCGATCCGCCCTCCGGGTGTCGGTTTCGGACGCGGTGTCCGCGCCTGATCGCACCCGACGAGTACGACTGGGCCGACGGGGAGTGGGAGCAGACCCGGGCGTTCATGCGTTCGGTCAAGCGGCGGACGTTCGAGCCGACGTCGGCCGCGGAACTACGGGCCGAGTTCTTCGACAGCGCGCTCCCGCGGGGCGAGGCGGGATCGATCGTCGAAGAGGCGATCGACCACCTCGCGACGGACCGCGAAGCGAGCGACGGGGACGACGAGTCGGTGCGATGGGACGCGGCGACGGACCTGTTGCTCGAGTCCTTCGCCGAGCAAAGTATCTGTGCGCGGAAACGGCCGGCGTACGATATCGAATCGACGAACGGATCGGGCCAGCGGTTCGCGGCGTGTCACCTGCACCGGTGA
- a CDS encoding DUF7556 family protein, translating into MATKHDAVASDDTIVGSIDSTAASDEYVIADISADGAWLSMQADDAPTLPAWR; encoded by the coding sequence ATGGCGACGAAACACGACGCAGTGGCTTCCGATGACACGATCGTCGGATCGATCGATTCGACGGCTGCAAGCGACGAATACGTCATCGCAGACATCTCCGCCGACGGTGCCTGGCTTTCTATGCAGGCGGACGATGCGCCAACGCTTCCGGCCTGGAGATAA
- a CDS encoding PPC domain-containing DNA-binding protein — MNYRAVETAAEYVARLETGADWRAEIESLADAVDADAAWFTALGAVQDAELWFYDQDECEYYPIEFDEPLEVASCTGNVSWLEDERFAHTHAVLSDPDGDAVAGHLNEATVWAGEVHMRVFEEPLEREYDAVTELDLWL, encoded by the coding sequence ATGAACTATCGAGCCGTCGAGACCGCGGCGGAATATGTCGCCCGTCTCGAGACGGGTGCCGACTGGCGGGCGGAGATCGAGTCGCTCGCGGACGCGGTCGACGCCGACGCCGCCTGGTTTACCGCTCTCGGGGCGGTCCAGGACGCCGAACTCTGGTTTTACGATCAGGACGAGTGCGAGTACTATCCGATCGAGTTCGACGAGCCACTCGAGGTCGCGAGCTGTACCGGGAACGTCTCCTGGCTCGAGGACGAGCGGTTCGCACACACCCACGCGGTCCTGTCGGACCCGGACGGTGATGCGGTCGCCGGTCACCTGAACGAGGCCACGGTCTGGGCCGGCGAGGTTCACATGCGCGTCTTCGAGGAGCCCCTCGAGCGCGAGTACGACGCGGTCACCGAACTCGATCTCTGGCTCTGA
- a CDS encoding CBS domain-containing protein, with translation MNVADAMTPREDVVTADLPGTRSDVLEYLQEQSFSSVPVVKPTDNGPKYRGLISRETLIEQPDEDQLVMLMEENVPTTTSETPLEDAAQTMVEAGARRVPVVDGEFEGIVTVTDVIHAIAAGDQETDGTVESFVSQDVNTTYEGTPLRVAERELFYANVPYAVALDDDGEMSGVLTEVDILDVARIVEGEEATGDNFGDQDDEWSWEGIKAVGSRYLPTRDIEIPTGSVREFMSDDVVTVSSGTSVQEAAQRMISNDIEQIPMITGEQLVGIVCDIDLLEALYE, from the coding sequence ATGAACGTAGCCGACGCGATGACGCCCCGCGAGGACGTGGTGACCGCCGACCTGCCGGGCACCCGCTCGGACGTCCTCGAGTATCTTCAGGAGCAATCGTTCTCGTCAGTGCCGGTCGTCAAGCCGACCGACAACGGTCCGAAGTACCGCGGGCTGATCTCCCGTGAGACGCTCATCGAACAGCCGGACGAAGACCAGCTCGTCATGCTGATGGAAGAGAACGTGCCGACGACGACCTCGGAGACCCCGCTCGAAGACGCCGCACAGACGATGGTCGAGGCGGGCGCACGGCGTGTGCCAGTCGTCGACGGCGAATTCGAGGGTATCGTCACGGTGACGGACGTGATTCACGCGATCGCAGCCGGAGACCAGGAGACGGACGGAACCGTCGAGTCCTTCGTCAGCCAGGACGTGAACACGACCTACGAGGGGACGCCGTTACGAGTCGCCGAACGAGAGCTCTTCTACGCGAACGTCCCCTACGCCGTCGCGCTGGACGACGACGGAGAGATGAGCGGCGTTCTCACGGAAGTCGACATTCTCGATGTCGCCAGGATCGTCGAGGGTGAAGAGGCGACGGGCGACAACTTCGGCGATCAGGACGACGAGTGGTCGTGGGAGGGAATCAAAGCCGTCGGGAGCCGCTATCTCCCCACGCGTGACATCGAGATCCCGACGGGATCGGTGCGGGAATTCATGAGCGACGACGTCGTCACGGTATCGTCCGGGACGTCCGTCCAGGAGGCAGCACAACGGATGATTAGCAACGATATCGAACAGATTCCGATGATCACGGGCGAGCAGCTGGTCGGCATCGTCTGTGACATCGATCTACTGGAGGCACTCTATGAGTGA
- the glyS gene encoding glycine--tRNA ligase — MSEHEYADAEAPDTTSEKLVELAKRRGYFFQSAGAYGGVGGFYTFGPQGAALKGNVEDAWRDRFAVAEGNMEIDAPTIMPEPVFEASGHLEGFDDMLVECPECGESHRADHVVEDNTEYEDAESLPIPEVEEVIAEYELVCPNCGAGLAGQAVEAFNLMFETNIGPGDSQPGYLRPETAQGIFVEFPRLKEYARNQLPFGVTQIGRAYRNEISPRRSIIRTREFTQAELEYFIDPEADDPDLSSVEDVTVTLYPASEQDAADGTEIETTIGEAVAEGIIADRWVAYFLGVAKPWYEAVGVDMDRFRYRQHLSGERAHYASDCWDAESEIDGNWIEMAGFAHRGNYDLSKHGDHSGDRFTIFKQYDEPKTVERATVDPDMSYLGPEFGGDAGTVVEKLEELAARDRSAFDGDTVEIDLEGETRSIPVETTGFSVEEQTEAGEHITPHVVEPSFGVDRVVYTVLHHAYREDEVDGEERTYLELDPEVAPTFVGVFPLQSDDELETEAREIAAALREAGLSVTYDDSGNIGRRYRRQDEVGTPFCVTVDYESLEDEAVTVRERDTTAQKRLPIEDLPSALPAIRTGDLEFEDLEG, encoded by the coding sequence ATGAGTGAGCACGAATACGCGGACGCGGAGGCACCCGACACGACGAGCGAAAAACTGGTCGAACTGGCGAAGCGACGAGGGTACTTCTTTCAGTCCGCGGGGGCCTACGGCGGTGTCGGCGGCTTCTACACCTTCGGGCCCCAGGGTGCGGCACTGAAAGGGAACGTCGAAGACGCCTGGCGCGACCGCTTTGCGGTCGCCGAAGGAAACATGGAGATCGACGCGCCGACGATCATGCCCGAACCCGTTTTCGAGGCCTCCGGCCATCTCGAGGGGTTCGACGACATGCTCGTCGAGTGCCCGGAGTGCGGCGAGAGCCACCGGGCGGATCACGTCGTCGAGGACAACACGGAGTACGAGGACGCGGAAAGTCTCCCGATCCCCGAGGTCGAGGAGGTCATCGCGGAGTACGAACTCGTCTGCCCGAACTGCGGGGCGGGACTCGCGGGCCAGGCCGTCGAAGCCTTCAACCTCATGTTCGAAACGAACATCGGCCCCGGCGACTCCCAGCCGGGGTATCTGCGTCCCGAAACGGCACAGGGCATCTTCGTGGAGTTCCCGCGACTGAAAGAGTACGCCCGCAACCAGCTTCCTTTCGGCGTCACGCAGATCGGGCGCGCCTACCGCAACGAGATCAGCCCGCGACGCTCGATTATTCGCACGCGCGAGTTCACACAAGCCGAACTCGAGTACTTCATCGACCCCGAGGCCGACGATCCGGACCTCTCGAGCGTCGAAGACGTCACGGTAACCCTGTATCCGGCCAGTGAGCAGGACGCCGCAGACGGCACGGAGATCGAGACGACGATCGGCGAGGCCGTCGCGGAGGGAATTATCGCCGACCGGTGGGTCGCGTACTTCCTCGGCGTCGCGAAACCGTGGTACGAGGCGGTCGGCGTCGACATGGATCGGTTCCGCTATCGCCAGCACCTCTCGGGCGAACGAGCCCACTACGCCAGCGACTGCTGGGACGCCGAAAGCGAAATCGACGGGAACTGGATCGAGATGGCCGGGTTCGCCCACCGCGGGAACTACGACCTCTCGAAACACGGCGACCACTCCGGCGACCGGTTCACGATCTTCAAGCAGTACGACGAACCCAAGACCGTCGAGCGCGCCACCGTCGATCCGGACATGAGCTACCTCGGGCCGGAGTTCGGCGGCGACGCCGGGACCGTCGTCGAGAAACTCGAGGAGTTGGCCGCCCGTGATCGCAGCGCCTTCGACGGGGACACCGTGGAAATCGATCTCGAGGGAGAAACGCGCTCTATTCCAGTCGAAACGACGGGATTCTCGGTCGAGGAACAAACAGAGGCCGGCGAGCACATCACGCCACACGTCGTCGAACCGTCCTTCGGCGTCGACCGGGTCGTCTACACCGTGTTGCATCACGCCTACCGCGAGGACGAGGTCGACGGCGAGGAACGGACGTACCTCGAACTCGACCCGGAGGTCGCACCGACGTTCGTCGGCGTCTTCCCGTTACAGAGCGACGACGAACTCGAGACCGAAGCCCGGGAGATCGCCGCGGCCCTGCGGGAAGCGGGACTGTCGGTCACGTACGACGACTCCGGAAACATCGGTCGTCGCTACCGCCGCCAGGACGAGGTCGGGACGCCGTTTTGCGTGACCGTCGACTACGAGAGCCTCGAAGACGAGGCCGTCACGGTCCGCGAGCGGGACACGACCGCCCAGAAGCGACTGCCGATCGAGGACCTGCCAAGCGCACTGCCGGCGATCCGGACGGGCGACCTCGAGTTCGAAGACCTCGAGGGATAG
- a CDS encoding ABC transporter substrate-binding protein has translation MSHQLPEITRRGLLGSGAAVSAAAIAGCIGGSSDDGDNELYFTQEKGWAYKFDPIVANGVPTAQVNEQIYEGLYTYNEDATNSLVPVLADGEPEVSDDGLTWTIGIKDEATFQNGDDVTAEDVKYSFEAPVKEETENAAEVNMIDSIEAVDDKTVEFTLKYPYAAFNTVVIANIVPKSERDGNEKDFGHSPVGSGPFQWVEWEDGQYVLLERWDDYWGEQSPNISGVEFDFVTEQSTRVTGLETGESDVIETVPPQLWEDVKNMNNASIASSLGIGYFYLAFNCNEGPTADPQVREAVDYVFSMDDAVESFVEPAGVRQYSPFPQSVVDAWDFPADQWAEIPHDRDIDQATQLFEDAGVDKDYAWNIIVPPDDMREAIGQSVSNGLKEAGFNNVTFERLEWGTFLDLYATGSEDDYNMFTLGWSGSPDPEAFTYYLFAQELEGSTNGTYYSNDEVDQLIMDAREEPEQEARREMYIEATNTILEDRVHLPAYNTYNSYGVANYVSDFTSHPSSAIIPLSTGYNNVNVE, from the coding sequence ATGTCACACCAATTGCCAGAGATAACCCGGCGAGGTCTCCTCGGCTCGGGTGCTGCCGTCTCGGCGGCGGCGATCGCAGGATGCATCGGTGGGAGCAGTGACGATGGCGACAACGAACTCTACTTCACGCAGGAGAAGGGGTGGGCGTATAAGTTCGACCCCATCGTCGCGAACGGTGTTCCGACCGCGCAGGTAAACGAGCAGATCTACGAGGGTCTGTACACGTACAACGAAGATGCGACCAACTCCCTCGTCCCAGTGCTTGCGGACGGCGAGCCGGAAGTGAGCGACGACGGGCTGACTTGGACGATCGGGATCAAAGACGAGGCGACCTTCCAGAACGGCGACGACGTCACCGCGGAGGACGTCAAGTACTCCTTCGAAGCGCCGGTCAAGGAGGAGACGGAGAACGCCGCCGAGGTCAACATGATCGATAGCATCGAGGCGGTCGACGACAAGACCGTCGAGTTCACCCTCAAATACCCCTACGCGGCGTTCAATACCGTGGTCATCGCGAATATCGTGCCGAAATCCGAACGCGACGGGAATGAAAAGGATTTCGGACACAGTCCCGTCGGGAGCGGCCCGTTCCAGTGGGTTGAATGGGAGGACGGCCAATACGTTCTGCTCGAGCGGTGGGATGACTACTGGGGCGAACAGTCCCCCAACATCTCGGGTGTCGAGTTCGACTTCGTCACGGAACAGTCCACGCGCGTGACCGGGCTCGAGACCGGCGAGAGCGACGTCATCGAGACCGTCCCCCCACAGCTTTGGGAGGACGTCAAAAACATGAACAACGCGTCGATCGCATCGAGTCTCGGTATCGGGTACTTCTACCTGGCGTTCAACTGTAACGAAGGACCGACCGCCGACCCGCAGGTGCGCGAGGCCGTCGACTACGTGTTCTCGATGGACGACGCGGTCGAGAGCTTCGTCGAACCCGCCGGAGTCCGCCAGTACAGCCCGTTCCCGCAGTCGGTTGTCGACGCGTGGGACTTCCCCGCTGACCAGTGGGCAGAGATTCCGCACGACCGCGATATCGACCAGGCCACGCAACTGTTCGAGGACGCGGGCGTCGACAAGGATTACGCATGGAACATCATCGTCCCACCGGATGACATGCGCGAAGCGATCGGCCAGTCCGTGAGCAACGGTCTCAAGGAAGCCGGCTTCAACAACGTCACGTTCGAGCGCCTCGAGTGGGGTACCTTCCTCGACCTGTACGCCACGGGGAGCGAGGACGACTACAACATGTTCACCCTCGGGTGGTCCGGATCGCCCGACCCCGAAGCGTTCACCTATTACCTATTTGCGCAGGAACTCGAGGGCTCCACGAACGGAACGTACTACAGCAACGACGAGGTCGACCAGCTGATCATGGACGCGCGCGAAGAGCCCGAGCAAGAGGCGCGCCGCGAGATGTACATCGAGGCGACGAATACGATTCTCGAGGACCGCGTGCACCTGCCCGCCTACAATACGTACAACAGCTACGGCGTGGCGAATTACGTCAGCGACTTCACGTCGCACCCGAGTTCCGCGATAATCCCGCTGTCGACGGGCTACAATAACGTCAACGTCGAGTAA
- the merB gene encoding organomercurial lyase — translation MPNETCTCCGTVESQRTGTNSETEPQTEGDSGTGAAPEGRASSSADRWLGDSSVTEATLPDDVRSAMERFFGDASIDSLEDWTSELRRRTGGALEVADLCHADGETDHWGELDGERYYFRCFYDTVALAELTSEAVEIHTVSPEGAAIEARTTGDGELATTPTTAVVSFGTAVDESRPPTTAPTLEDAYEAICPTVRAFPTRRAYERWATKTPVATVGMPLSTATAVAIELVE, via the coding sequence ATGCCGAATGAAACCTGCACTTGTTGTGGAACGGTCGAAAGCCAGCGGACGGGAACGAATTCCGAGACTGAACCGCAGACCGAGGGCGACTCCGGGACCGGAGCAGCGCCCGAGGGGAGAGCCAGCTCTTCGGCCGACCGCTGGCTTGGTGATTCATCGGTCACCGAAGCGACGCTGCCCGACGACGTTCGGTCGGCGATGGAGCGGTTCTTCGGGGACGCCTCGATCGACTCGCTCGAGGACTGGACCAGCGAACTTCGGCGGCGAACCGGCGGCGCACTCGAGGTCGCGGACCTCTGCCACGCCGACGGCGAGACGGACCACTGGGGTGAACTGGACGGCGAGCGGTACTACTTCAGGTGTTTCTACGATACCGTGGCGCTTGCAGAACTGACATCGGAGGCGGTCGAAATCCACACCGTCAGCCCGGAGGGAGCAGCGATCGAGGCTCGCACAACGGGGGACGGAGAGCTGGCCACGACGCCGACGACCGCAGTCGTGTCGTTCGGAACGGCGGTCGATGAGTCGCGTCCGCCGACTACGGCTCCGACGCTCGAAGACGCCTACGAGGCGATCTGTCCGACCGTCCGCGCCTTTCCGACGCGACGCGCGTACGAACGCTGGGCAACAAAGACACCGGTGGCGACCGTCGGAATGCCGCTATCGACCGCGACGGCCGTCGCCATCGAACTCGTCGAATAG
- a CDS encoding ABC transporter ATP-binding protein, translating into MSADPLLEVRDLKTQFFTDSGTVRAVDGISFDVYEGEIVGLVGESGAGKSVASMSLLRLVESPGEIVAGEITYKGETLVGLEEGPDGELRERDDMLSNEEIRTRIRGNEIAVIFQDPMESLNPVFTVGGQLREFIELNRDIPEDEAREEAIDMLREVGIPDPEERYEEYPHQFSGGMRQRVLIAMALACEPSLIIADEPTTALDVTVEGQILDLVDELQAKYGTSFIWVTHDLGVVAEICDRVNVMYLGEIIEQAPVDELFYDTMHPYTNALLNSMPRPDRSVTELEAIKGVMPEAINPPSGCRFHPRCPDARDVCKQVHPDTKTVTDDGGKPHRAACVKHDEFDVSYDESPPLERARKIGEPESKFAPNPAGDERGGGGHE; encoded by the coding sequence ATGAGCGCTGACCCACTACTCGAAGTTCGCGATCTCAAAACGCAGTTCTTCACAGATTCAGGCACCGTTCGCGCCGTCGATGGCATCTCGTTCGACGTCTACGAGGGCGAGATCGTCGGCCTCGTCGGGGAGAGCGGCGCCGGCAAGAGCGTCGCCTCGATGAGCCTGCTACGGCTCGTCGAGAGCCCCGGCGAGATCGTCGCCGGCGAAATCACCTACAAGGGCGAGACGCTCGTCGGCCTCGAGGAGGGCCCCGACGGCGAGCTTCGGGAGCGCGACGACATGCTCTCGAACGAAGAAATCCGGACCCGGATCAGGGGCAACGAGATCGCGGTGATCTTCCAGGATCCGATGGAATCGCTCAACCCCGTCTTCACCGTCGGCGGACAACTTCGGGAGTTCATCGAACTCAACCGCGACATCCCGGAGGACGAGGCCCGCGAAGAGGCGATCGACATGCTCCGGGAGGTCGGCATTCCAGATCCGGAAGAGCGCTACGAAGAGTATCCCCACCAGTTCTCCGGGGGAATGCGCCAGCGCGTGCTCATCGCGATGGCACTGGCCTGCGAACCCAGCCTCATCATCGCCGACGAACCGACGACGGCGCTCGACGTGACGGTGGAAGGTCAGATCCTCGACCTCGTCGACGAACTCCAGGCGAAGTACGGGACGAGCTTTATTTGGGTTACACACGACCTGGGCGTCGTCGCGGAGATCTGCGATCGGGTGAACGTCATGTACCTCGGGGAGATCATCGAGCAAGCGCCCGTCGACGAGTTGTTCTACGACACCATGCATCCGTACACGAACGCCTTACTCAACTCGATGCCCCGGCCGGATCGAAGCGTCACGGAACTCGAGGCGATCAAGGGAGTAATGCCGGAAGCGATCAATCCCCCCTCGGGTTGTCGGTTCCACCCACGCTGTCCCGATGCACGGGACGTGTGCAAGCAAGTCCACCCCGACACGAAGACCGTCACCGACGACGGCGGCAAGCCGCATCGAGCGGCCTGCGTGAAACACGACGAGTTCGACGTTAGCTACGACGAGAGTCCGCCGCTCGAGCGTGCTCGGAAGATCGGCGAGCCGGAATCCAAATTCGCGCCGAATCCGGCCGGCGATGAGCGCGGAGGTGGCGGCCATGAATAG
- a CDS encoding ABC transporter permease — translation MSLLRYTAWRIVQAVPVLIGILTIVFFLVNAIPGDPVSIMLGPSPGVEQIAEVRAKYGLNEPVHERYLNYLASVAQGDLGESINVNSGMPVTKLIMNRLPITLLLTVSAFAFAIVTAIPLGIISAKRRNEPTDHVARIVSLIGVSTPSFWIGLMLIIVFATHLDLFPSRDLVMPWTEPGTGSRVTRRADSQLEIISLSIRHLILPMITLGTLQMAQITRIERSTMVDTLQDEYIKLARAYGVSERTIIRKHAFRPAQLPVITIIGLGLSTALGGAVLTETVFGINGMGRLIIQGIHQRDYPVVMGTTIVFGVTYLVGVIITDISYAYIDPRVKYGDQE, via the coding sequence ATGAGTTTACTTCGGTACACGGCGTGGCGAATAGTACAAGCGGTACCGGTGCTGATCGGGATCCTGACGATCGTGTTCTTCCTCGTCAACGCTATCCCCGGCGACCCGGTATCCATCATGCTCGGGCCGTCGCCGGGCGTAGAACAGATCGCCGAAGTGCGGGCCAAGTATGGGCTGAACGAGCCGGTCCATGAGCGATACCTGAATTATCTCGCTAGCGTTGCGCAAGGAGACCTCGGTGAGAGCATCAACGTCAATTCCGGAATGCCGGTGACCAAACTCATCATGAATCGGCTTCCGATCACGCTGTTGCTAACCGTATCGGCGTTCGCGTTCGCGATCGTCACCGCCATTCCGCTGGGGATTATCTCCGCCAAGCGGCGAAACGAGCCGACCGATCACGTCGCACGGATCGTCTCGCTGATCGGCGTCTCAACACCGTCGTTCTGGATCGGGCTGATGTTGATCATCGTCTTCGCCACTCATCTCGACCTGTTCCCCTCGCGGGATCTCGTCATGCCGTGGACCGAACCGGGAACCGGAAGCCGGGTGACGCGTAGGGCTGATAGCCAGCTAGAGATCATCTCTCTCTCGATCAGGCATCTGATCCTGCCGATGATCACCCTGGGAACGCTGCAGATGGCACAGATCACGCGGATCGAACGATCGACGATGGTCGATACGTTACAGGACGAGTACATCAAACTCGCCCGCGCTTACGGCGTTTCGGAACGGACGATCATCCGCAAACACGCGTTCAGACCCGCCCAGCTTCCGGTCATTACGATTATCGGCCTCGGTCTGAGTACGGCGCTCGGTGGGGCAGTGCTGACCGAGACCGTCTTCGGAATAAACGGGATGGGGCGGTTGATTATCCAGGGAATCCACCAACGGGACTACCCTGTCGTGATGGGAACGACGATCGTGTTCGGTGTCACGTACCTCGTCGGCGTTATCATTACTGACATCTCGTATGCGTACATCGATCCCCGAGTCAAATACGGTGATCAAGAATGA